The Paludibacter jiangxiensis DNA segment AATGTAATCATTCCCATCACTGCAAAAGGGATGGCAAACCACAATAAGAAAGGACGATATTTACCCCAACGAGATTTCGTTCGGTCGGCTTTTATACCTACAAAGACATCAAAAAATGAATCCCACAGACGTGCAACCAAAAACATGGTTCCCGCTGCTTTTGCTGTTATACCAAACACATCGGTATAAAAAAACAAAGAGTACATTCCGAATATTTTCCAGAACATAGAGGAGGCTGCATCTCCAAAGCCATAGCCGATTTTTTCTTTCAGTTTTATCATGGTAACGGTTAATAAGAAAGAGGTTCCAACAGGGAATCTCTCTAAGGTTATTCTTTTCTGTACAATTTCAGGCACAAAACATCGTGAGCCGGTATCACCGCTTTTAAGGGTTTGCGGGTATCACCACCCTCTTTGTTTTGCCAAATATCTTTTATTTTGAATATCTCTTTAGATGTGTTGAATTCACGCTGGCTAAGAGAGTCCGTCACGGACATGAATTTCCAGTCTAGGTCAACCGAACGGTATGATTTAGAACGGTTTAGCACACAAACAGCCCATTTACCTCCGCAAAGTGGTTTCATCCAGGTTTCCACGCTATCTTTCGAAACAAATTTGAATCCCTGAATACCAAGTGTATCCTGATTGATGGCAATTGCCTCTTTGTTAGTGAGTATTGCCTTGGTTTCAGGCGACATATTGCGCAAGTCGTTACCGGCAATCAACGGAGCCGCCAGTATACACCACATGGTAAAGTGAGCCCTGTCTTCATTTGCCGGCATTCCATTGCCAACTTCGAGCATATCGGGATCGTTCCAGTGATCAGGCCCCGCAAATTTACGTAATCCATTTTGCATATCAAGTATTTGAAGCACACCATTTGCAAACCAGTTACCATTATTTTTTTTGCAGTCGAAACAATTATAAATATCTCCGGTAGTGCGCCACAAATGTCCAACCGCTGCACCCCACAACCAGGGCTTGTTGTTGCCCCATTCACACAAACTGAAAACAATTGGTCTGCCGGCGGCAAAAAGAGCATCGCGCATGGTTGAATAAGCCTCTTCCGCATTCATTTTACCGGTATTGCACCAGTCGTATTTCAGATAGTCGACACCCCATTTTGCATACATCAAAGCATCCTGATACTCATGTCCCCGACCAGCAGGACGACCGGCACAGGTTTTATCTCCGGCACAAGAGTAGATGCCGAATTTTAGCCCTTTAGAATGAACATAGTCAGCCAAGGCTTTGATGCCGGATGGAAAACGTTGCGGATCGGGAACAATAAAACCAAGACTATCTCTGGTCACCTGCCAGCAATCGTCAATTACAATATATTGATAACCGGCCTCCTTCAATCCCGAAGCAGCCATAGCATCAGCCTCTTCACGAATCATTATTTCGCTCACATCACAAGCAAATTTATTCCAGCTGTTCCATCCCATTGGAGGCGTTTTAGCCAATCCCTGAATTTTTTGTGCCTGCAACGGATACAGTACCAGTAAAAACAGCACTGACCATAAAAGTTTAGTGTGTATTTTCATTTGAAGATAATTTTGATTCTAAATAACAAATGGAAATGAATTTTATAAACAGCGAAGCTAAATTCAGCGTCAGCTAATTCCTGATTGAAAGTTACACGCTCCATACACGGGTTGTTAGCCCATGTACAGAGAATGTCCGTTCATCAATCAATCTAAAATCCTATTGTTATCAACCAATATATTTATAGTTTCTACGGAAGTCGCGGAACGTAGCCCGTCAACCGGCGTATTCAAGCAATAGTCAACCAGCCTGTCAACTGTAGAAACAGCCACATGCAATCTTGTGTCTGAGGAAGCATAGTAGATAAATACAGTTCCATCTTCGTCGGCAATCCAACCATTTGAGAACAAAACATTTGACACATCTCCCACACGTTCTTCTCCTTCGGGAGCCATAAAATAACCACCCGGAGATGCGATCAGTTTGGTCGGGTCTTCCAGATCGGTCATATACATGTATAGAACATAGCGTAAACCGGCAGCACAACCTCTAACGCCATGCGCCAAATGGAGCCAGCCTTTTGAGGTCTTGATGGGATGCGGGCCTTCCCCATTTTTAAGTTCTTTGATGGTATGATAGTAACGATGATCGATGATAGCTTCTTCCTTAACTTCGGCGTGTTCTATATCGTCTACCAGTCCCCAACCAATTCCGCCTCCGCTTCCGGCATCAATGAAACCATCCTGCGGACGGGTATAAAAAGCATATTTACCATTTACAAATTCAGGATGTAACACCACATTGCGTTGCTGGCTTTTCGATTTAAGATCGGGCAGACGTTCCCATGTCTCGAAATCTTTTGTACGGGCAATTGCAGCAGCAGCTACAGCAGAAGAAAGATCGCCGGCTGGAGCGTTCGGATCTTTTCGTTCACTACAGAACACGCCATAAATCCAGCCATCCTCATGAGCCGTCAAACGCATATCATAAATATTCGTATCCGGTTCTTCTGTCTCAGGCATTGTTACTGGTCGTTCCCAGAAGCGGAAATTATCCACTCCATTAGGACTTTCGGCTATTGCAAAAAAAGATTTGCGGTCAGCTCCTTCAACACGAGCCACCACAATATACTTGCCATTCCATTTTATGGCTCCGGCATTAAACACGCCATTCATCATAATCCGTTCCATTAAAAACGGATTGGTGTTCTGATTCAGGTCGTAGCGCCACGTGATAGGAGTATGATCTGCCGTTAAAACCGGATTTTTATAACGTTGTAATAATCCATAATGACCAATTGGTTCGTTTTTGCCCGACAACAATGACTCGTGTTGTTGCTTTAAATGGTTCAAAGAATCTTGAAATTCGCTCATGTTAAATGGTTCTTTTTATTGTGTTATTTGACTAGATGGTTCTTATGATGTCAACTTACTTATACATTGATGGCAGCTTGCTTTCAAAAAAAACATTCTCTTTGTTTTTGAAAAGAATAAAATCATCCGCACTTGCCTGACCGAGATAAGGTGCATAAAAGTGACCGGGTTTATCGCATGCATTTCTCCAAACCAGAATATATGCAATAGGATTTCCGGATACGGCTTTGTAAATCACATTTGTCCACCAGTCTTTTAGTGGTAGTGACTCTATACCTGTTTCACTTAAAACCGCTACCTTATTCTTTGCAGCTGCGGCAGCTGTCATAAAATTCAATGTATTATGTACTTCATCAATAAATTTGTCTCTTGCCGGCTCTCCTCCATAATGGTAAATATCAACTCCCAAAATATCCACCATATTGTCTCCCGGATAACGCTCAAAATAATGCGCAGCATCCGGTGTTGAAGCCGGAGAGTAGATAAAAAGTAAGTTATGAAGCTTCTTTGTCTTAATCAAATAATTTACCGTATACTTCCAAAGAGCTGTATATTCCTGTACGGTACACTGTTTACTTCCCCACCAAAACCAAGCTCCCGTATGCTCATGATAAGGCCGCAACAAAACAGGAATAGAGGTTCCTTTATCATCTTTAAGGCTCTTCAGAAAGACAGCCAGACGATTTAGCCATTGTTGAAACAATGCGTTTTTTGAGCCTCCGGGCAAAACGCTTTTCACAGCTTCTGTCGTATTGCAATTCCAGGCATTTCCGCCCAATGGATTATTGACGTGCCAACTAATTGTATTAACGCCTCCCCGTTTATAAACCTCCTTAATCCGAAGGCGCATTGTATCAAAGCATACCGAATCAAGAGAATGCAAATGTCCAAGTTCAATATTGCCCAATTCCCAACCAAACACGGCAGGATAATCTCCGGATACACTCTTCACGTCCGAGCGTCCGGCATCATATTTCCAACCGACTCCGTACAAAGCATCGTCCTGATGTCCGAACATAAACCCTTTGGTTGCTATCTTTTTAAGATTAGCAAACAGGGCTTTTGTTGCTTTAGTCGCATTAGCGTCTACAGTAGCCGATTTAGCCATTGCGGGCATCGTCACACACATCATACTCAGGATTGCAGGAATCAGTCGGATTTTCATTTCAATTTATTTTCAACAATTGATATCATGTTCTACTCAACCACCTTGTTTGTCATTGGCCAACCCAAAATGGTTGACAGGTGGGGAATGAGTATTGAAGCCATTTTCTTTTGTCCTTCATAGTTGGGATGCATACATGCTCCGAAATCGGTAGCAACATTAAGCAACGACGGCATTAAACCAACAAAATGGACATTCTTATCATTACTGTCTTTTACAACGCGTTGTACATACTGGTATAGCGTTTCGCCCGACATGCACGATGTCATACAAATCACCGGAATGTTCCCGTAAACTTTTCTAACAGACGCAATCAGATCGAGATATCCTTTTACAAATTGATCTTCGGTAGGACATATTGCGGGATTACTCAGGTCATTGGTTCCGAGCTTAATCACCACTACATCAGGCTTCCACTTTGAAAAGTCCCATTCTACTGTAGGATTAATATCGAAAGTCTGAAAAAACAATCGCTGCATGGTCGTTGCCGGATGAGACATCGGATTTTTGTCTCCATAATTCCGCACAACACCACGACCGGAATGTGCTGTTAAATGATAATCGGCATTAAAGTATCTTGATACAATCGATGCATAACTATGGTTGCTATTTTCTGTTGAAGGCAAAAAAGGAGCCTTCCCGTCTGTCACTTCAGTGCCAAAACCGCAGGTAATTGAATTACCGATAAACTCTATTTTACGGATCGGAGTTCCGGTGCATTTCTTTAACGCTCCATTCTTATTTGTCATGAACTGATAAATGGTTGCTGTTCCCTGCTCACCTTCAGTTCGTTTGTACAACATCACCTGATGTGCTGCCGGAGTTGCATTCGACACCAGCACAACAACTGTATCACGACTTACCTTGAACGTTTTAGCAAGCTTGCTATCTACAAAAAGATCGAAATAATCGCCCCTGGTATCGCCTATTTTCACAGCCAGATAACCGCCCACAACCTGTGTTCTCAAATGAACGCCAGTCCAATCGAAAGAAACAGATCCGTTATTCTGAGCCGTGCGCCCAATATATTCCACATTAGGATCAGTTCCAGAAAACACTTTATAACGGGAAGTTGCTTTATTTTGTGCAAAAACACCCGTTACATTCAACAACACTCCGCACAAAAGCGGGATCAACACTCTCTTTGTCATTAGATTTTTCATACTAAAATAATTTTTTGTTCAAGGTAGTATGGAACTCCATGTCGCTGAAATTATTTTCCTGTAGCTGTCGAAACCACCCGGACATTGTAAAGCAACATGTTCGTTTCATTCTATCATTCATTTTAAAAATTGAATGACAAAGATACATTCTATACTTTACAAAGCCTTGACGGATTGTTTTTCTACCGAACAGATTTTGCCAATTTGTGATTGTACTTAAAGATCAGTTCCAGAGTAGTTTTATCCGTATCAAAAATATTATTCAAACCTTGCTCTTCCTGTGGAGGATCGCCCACAAACTGATCGCCTTTTTTCCATTTATAATTGGCATCCGAAGCTCTTCCTTCGCCACCAAAAGCCCAGATATTGA contains these protein-coding regions:
- a CDS encoding glycoside hydrolase family 27 protein, giving the protein MKIHTKLLWSVLFLLVLYPLQAQKIQGLAKTPPMGWNSWNKFACDVSEIMIREEADAMAASGLKEAGYQYIVIDDCWQVTRDSLGFIVPDPQRFPSGIKALADYVHSKGLKFGIYSCAGDKTCAGRPAGRGHEYQDALMYAKWGVDYLKYDWCNTGKMNAEEAYSTMRDALFAAGRPIVFSLCEWGNNKPWLWGAAVGHLWRTTGDIYNCFDCKKNNGNWFANGVLQILDMQNGLRKFAGPDHWNDPDMLEVGNGMPANEDRAHFTMWCILAAPLIAGNDLRNMSPETKAILTNKEAIAINQDTLGIQGFKFVSKDSVETWMKPLCGGKWAVCVLNRSKSYRSVDLDWKFMSVTDSLSQREFNTSKEIFKIKDIWQNKEGGDTRKPLKAVIPAHDVLCLKLYRKE
- a CDS encoding glycoside hydrolase family 130 protein, producing MSEFQDSLNHLKQQHESLLSGKNEPIGHYGLLQRYKNPVLTADHTPITWRYDLNQNTNPFLMERIMMNGVFNAGAIKWNGKYIVVARVEGADRKSFFAIAESPNGVDNFRFWERPVTMPETEEPDTNIYDMRLTAHEDGWIYGVFCSERKDPNAPAGDLSSAVAAAAIARTKDFETWERLPDLKSKSQQRNVVLHPEFVNGKYAFYTRPQDGFIDAGSGGGIGWGLVDDIEHAEVKEEAIIDHRYYHTIKELKNGEGPHPIKTSKGWLHLAHGVRGCAAGLRYVLYMYMTDLEDPTKLIASPGGYFMAPEGEERVGDVSNVLFSNGWIADEDGTVFIYYASSDTRLHVAVSTVDRLVDYCLNTPVDGLRSATSVETINILVDNNRILD
- a CDS encoding glycoside hydrolase family 26 protein gives rise to the protein MKIRLIPAILSMMCVTMPAMAKSATVDANATKATKALFANLKKIATKGFMFGHQDDALYGVGWKYDAGRSDVKSVSGDYPAVFGWELGNIELGHLHSLDSVCFDTMRLRIKEVYKRGGVNTISWHVNNPLGGNAWNCNTTEAVKSVLPGGSKNALFQQWLNRLAVFLKSLKDDKGTSIPVLLRPYHEHTGAWFWWGSKQCTVQEYTALWKYTVNYLIKTKKLHNLLFIYSPASTPDAAHYFERYPGDNMVDILGVDIYHYGGEPARDKFIDEVHNTLNFMTAAAAAKNKVAVLSETGIESLPLKDWWTNVIYKAVSGNPIAYILVWRNACDKPGHFYAPYLGQASADDFILFKNKENVFFESKLPSMYK
- a CDS encoding SGNH/GDSL hydrolase family protein; amino-acid sequence: MKNLMTKRVLIPLLCGVLLNVTGVFAQNKATSRYKVFSGTDPNVEYIGRTAQNNGSVSFDWTGVHLRTQVVGGYLAVKIGDTRGDYFDLFVDSKLAKTFKVSRDTVVVLVSNATPAAHQVMLYKRTEGEQGTATIYQFMTNKNGALKKCTGTPIRKIEFIGNSITCGFGTEVTDGKAPFLPSTENSNHSYASIVSRYFNADYHLTAHSGRGVVRNYGDKNPMSHPATTMQRLFFQTFDINPTVEWDFSKWKPDVVVIKLGTNDLSNPAICPTEDQFVKGYLDLIASVRKVYGNIPVICMTSCMSGETLYQYVQRVVKDSNDKNVHFVGLMPSLLNVATDFGACMHPNYEGQKKMASILIPHLSTILGWPMTNKVVE